The DNA segment aagaaaaaaataaaaatattgttacacACAGTGCCATCTAGCATCAACCTGTGGAACCACTCGGGGAACAAAAAACGTGAATCCCTCTACTTGATACTAGAATCAATCAGTTCAGTTTGAGCGATCTTCAAGACGGCTTCGGGTTGGAAAAATAGTGATCAAGAGAGATACCAGTAAATCCTACGACTTGGCTaggacctaggacagtgatagtgcttaatgttttggacctagtgctttgtgttAGACCTAGTGCTAGTGATTAAAGTCTTCataagagtcagcaggtctttctctccaaatccttcgaaccctagcattcaacaatattatgttgcacGTTCTAATTAATAGAAAAATTCATTGTGGGGTTCACACcctcttaaattttaattgaaatggAAACATAAACAATTCAATTATGGCTTTCAGTTCTATGTTGACgttgacaaaataatattatcaagttGCACTTGAAGTGCAACTTGATAATACTCTAGAATCAGAATCTAGAATATCAAGTACTTAAACTAGCCGTCCGAGTTGCGACCGCTACTTCCTTGTCCCTTAACCTCATTTCCTTATTCTGAATAAGGAAAAtgtctttaatattatgtttaatataaaCAACCGATTCCAAAAActaaattaacatattttttatccacTAACCTGTCATGGTCAGTATGACTGCCGTTCTTACAACCattctatttttataatttaagagtttaaattatttgtagtaaactacgaataataatagtttttattattcgtaggtagtaAGTACGCCCAGAATTTACCAATTTGTTACCattaggggctgtttcaccacttcctgatgagtgccggataggctatacaccagttaacttgacagatagagtatggggAATCTATCAAttaagttgtagatagcctatccggcactttatcaggaagtggtgaaacaggcccttaaagagGTAAATAGATTTTGGGTCATAAAGAAGAGCAATCATCAAGTATCAAATTGCTTTAAATTAAAGTACCAGGTTTGCGGCAAGCAGTGGTCGTCATTGTCGACGAGGTTGTGCAGGAAGAGCGCGTGCCAGAGGAACTTGCGGCGGCAGACGTCGCTCTCCTGGAGCACCAGGTTCGGCCACAGCGGCCCGTCGCCGGTGTAGCGCCACCACGTCGCCGCGAACCACACCACCAGAAGATGAACTGGTAACAACCTGGAAAACGGACAATATTCTTAGGGCCGGGAGCACTAATCAAcgaattcaattcaattcaaatcgTTTATTTCAGACATggtccatattattataaatttaaaattacataatattataattataacaataaatgcaaaacattaaataattacctGAGACTGTGTGACTGTGCATGCATTAGAGTCTATTTTATAATGAATGGACACTCAGTGTCCATTCGACTCGCAATGAGTTACAGGTAACTGTTGGAGCTGCCGCGCACTCTTCTCATCAGGGATGCAGATCTTTTTCGCATTACTGCTGCAAAGCCGTCCACTCCGGCGTCTGCGAACATCCCTGACGCGCTACAGAATCGCGGCAGCCCCATCAGTGCCCGAGAATTTGTGTGATCTTTAGTACTCGAAGCTCTCATATTAGATACCAAATCCTAAgtcaaattacaataaattatacttttacttACCGTATTATTCTATGGGCTACGAATACTGGAAGCTGTAGGAACCCTACTTTTCTGCGTTTAGAAATCTGAATCAAGCTGTAGGTTAACAGAAAGTTCGATATCATCACGAATAATTGTACGAAATTGGTCCCGTTTCTCATTATCATCATTATGTTTGTTTTGTAAATCtgaaattatgtttaaaatcgTTATCGATTCAAGTTACTGCtcgacaaaaaaaattaaatgatcgCCCATCTTACTTTTTCTAAATCGTGTGGATTGTTGATGAATAGCTGATGCGATATTATCAGTAAATGAGTGTTGATCACTATGACACTCATGAGTAACCtgaaattattatatgaatTTAGTATCATTTAGATATTTGATTAATGAAATGAGTATATTTGAAAAagtcagagaatatttgaaaaaatttattctgaataaaaaattttgagtttgagttttgagtttgagtATCACTTAGATATTCGATTCCTTTCAATGTTGAATTCATCAGAACAGTTTATAgcttgtatttaaatacaatatcattaaacgagcaattcttgtatatatcatatatatatatatatatatatatatctatatctatataatatataaaactcaaaggtgactgactgacgtggtgatctatcaacgcacagcccaaaccactagaccgATCGGGATGCAGGTAGACATTATGACGtacgcatccgctaagaaaggattttgatcaattttacctccaaggggttaaaataggggatgaaagtttgtatataataatacttcttaacgcgagcgaagccgcgggcaaaacctcgtcatatataaattattggaatctcggaatcggctccaacgattttcatgaaatttagtatataggaggtttcgggttcgggggcgataaatcgatctagctaggaatcatttttagaaaatgtcattttcttcgtgttttatcgaataccgagcaaagctcggtcaaatagctagttgtaattaaattttgttttgtaatagtAAAGTTTAAAACGAAAGAAGTCTACCTCGTTCCTTGAAAAAGCAGTAGCGGTGAGGACGAGCCGTCTTTCTCAACGGCGTGTGATCTGGTTAACCGATCCCAATTATACGGCACAGACCAAGCCAACACAAATTTGTTCTCTGAAAGAAGATAATTTatgaattttctaaaaatgtaaaatgtaacatattaaaattatatcttttacattatattttatcaaaagcACAAACCAAGCTGTATGAAAAAATGGAAACATCAACTATCTATCTATCTGATAATAATCTAATGACTGATATTAGTCAtaactagtttttatttttcgtagttTATGACACAGTAAAAAATCGCAATGATCACAATAAATTCTAGATCAACAACCGACTTACTTTTATCGGAGGTTACAAATGTATCGTAAAGTGTTGCAAGAAAATTGAGCAACAGCAAAGCTCCAACAACCCAAAATATAATCTCGTCATAATTGTCTTTGGCAGCTTCCAAGTGAGTTGAATTGACGTCACACTTGTGGGTCTCGAGCGAGATTTCCATGCCCAGCTGCTTTTCATATTCCCGCACACAGTTCAGGAACAGTTCGGAGGAGTTGGACCCAGTGGAAGTGCAGCGGCTGGAGACGCAGTAGCCGCGATGCAGCAGCCGCCGGTTGAAGTGCAAGGGATCTGAAGAGTATTCCTGGAACCGAGTCCAAAAAGGTTATGAAACAATTCCTTGAAAAGTTTTGAagaagaaatattatgtatgttgtaCCTCGATCATGCGGTAGTAGCGGTAGGACGGCGCCTGCCGGTCCGCAGTCAGACGGAACGTGCCCACACAGTACAGAGCTCCGGGCTGGGAGAGACAGCGGTCATAGTCATCGATCTGATACAGCTCCGGCAGCTTATAAATTTCTTCGGCTGAAAACCATTGATTCTAAATTTCTAACCAGGACGTGCTGCACCTCGCTTCAACACTATACTTggcaggaaaaaatattttagaaacattgaaaaaatatatttgataattATTGTCCCTTAGATATATATGGAAATCCTGTTATATTATACATCTCAGCATAGATTCCAGCATAGTGCAGTTCTTGATGGTAGATATCGAAAGATCTCTGCATAATTTGCCTGAGTGTGTTGATGTAGTTCACGGTTCTAAAGCCTTTGCGAAAAACAAAACTCATATTTTGTAAGGTGGTATGTAAGCTTTGCCCGTGTGTCTACTGCACTTTTGGGCTTGAGGAGAGCTGTATCTTTCGATTTTAGTGAGCTTCTCCGGCTTAAAGGTAACGTTAGAGCCTTGTGGTGTTTCGAGTTTTATCAAGAGCAGGTACAGATAGAAATGGCTGGCCAACATCTTCGAGCCTTTTTTCGAGCGATTTTCTTGATGGGTTTCACATCCAATTAGTTTTTTGTTGTTGAGAGTCTGAAGCTCAAATTGAGTGGCATTTATTTTTGCTCTGGTGAGTCGATTTGTAGACTACgattttgtaaagaaaaattagtaagtatattattattatttttagcaatattccgcaaaaccccaacctgtaagtaaatgaatGAGTGTACGCAAAGGAATGCGTTACACCTCCTTTCCTAGACAGGCAGtgtggaatattgctaaaacTAGTCCTactattctacataatattataatggctcGAAACTCGAAGGTTTGgatggatgtatgtatggatgatTGTAACTCTTTTACgcaaactactgaacagatttgaAAGAAACTATAcagtaatatagcttatacatcagaataacacataggctaaaattttaaccgactttcgaaatggaggaggtgttatattcgtttttttttatgttcaacgattattccgccgtttgtgaacggattttcaattttttttcttttggcgtaTAGGTTATTAACTCAATTTGGTAcgatattcataaaagtggtgacctgatgaagggatccataagtaatcgagggaactcctcaaattttatatggaaacatgtggtgacttcggtttcgtaagCAGTATTCTAGGCATAATATGCTATAGATAGTAAGATTTTAcatcaaggtataccatggttgggaaggtgctgagagaactcacagatacaagtttgggagtttcgacatttttttaagaacggaaagcatattatgatactatgcaaattaaattcatcatcatcatcatcactaccataaaccattatagaaccacttgacgctcgcaactccgttgcgttaaaattcgtttatcgcgtggcaaccgtacatttttcctggataaaaactatcatatgttctttctcgggactcaaagtatatccatgccaaatttcagcaaaatcggttcagcggttcgcgcgtgaagaggtaacagacagacagacagacacactttcgcatttataatattagtatggatgtatcgtcccgttttgaccatattattggtacttttcaaagtcttttattatatatcacttaaaccgcgggtaacaccgcggggcacagctagtaatgtaggtacaaaattttaagatatgaatttccgcaaagtaacgcctggtTCAATTAACTACGATTTTGTAGATTTAGCTATAAGCTTCCGCAACCAGCTTTTACTTGGGGCCGTTATTTATCGGTttagcccataaagttaataatatctagcggaatattaactttatggtttagccAGGTCCACattataataaagatatttctGAAAAAAGATTCATAATGTAAGACCTCGAGATTCGGGTACCTTATAATGAAAATTGTACAAATCAGAACTAAGTAGTATACCTAAATAATTGGGAAAGGTCACATCTGTTTTGATGCATAGCATGTTCGCCATCTCGCATAATATTTGCTACACTCGAAAAACACTGAAGATTAAATGCACCTACGATTCATTTAGGTACAGGAAAATAGCATCAATCATTAGAatttaatataactagctatttgaccgagctttgctgggtattcgataaaacacgaataaaatgacattttctaaaaatgattcctagctagatcgatttatcgcccccgaaaccccctataagtatatagggggtttcggtttataaatttcatgaaaatcgttggagccgattccgagattccaattatatatttatatttaattggaatctcggaatagacaagaattgctcgtttaaaaatataagataagctCTGGTAATTGGCTTATTCTTGAAAACAATTTGAACaaagtgtaaaaaataatgattatatACTAACCTTGCATGCGTAGACGCATTTTATCTGTCTGTAATTTGTGTCTTACTACTGATTTAAATACTGTTAATACTTAAATAGTATTTTAGGATTTTGGtagaaaataaagaatatttcctatcatattaaataaaaaagttttaaatccTCCTTTGAGAAATTCTGAGGAccgtttgggtacggaaccctaaaaaatggagggcatcattatttttaaagaagaattataatttgtaaatgacattattgtttgtaaaccgacttccaacccacaaaaaagtaaattaaataaaattgttattatttaaaattaaaagaaaatctcTACTAAATTTTCATACTTGACACAAACAACGTGGAATATTGCACTAAAAAGGTTTAAGAAAGTAATTCACATTTTTTTGAGTTGCTTATAAGCTACATTTATATGTTCATTGTGGCCTCAACcatattatgaaattattgccaataagtaataattttatccaTGTTTGAACTGTGTcgcaattttactttaaaagctcTGAACTTTAAATTTCAATATTTGGAATTGCTTATATTGGCAGATAATTAGggcaaaaaagttttaaatcttttgttttttatttaaaaaaaaattcgtcacGGTGAATGGAAGTCAGTGTTTTGCATACATTCCATAAATCTTACATTGTGTATTAATttcaatgaattaaaaaaacagaCAAAAAAAGCAGCGGTCTGTCAGAAAGACAGACCGTAcgtccttaagaggatacaccaggggctagagaaatgaaaaaaaaagcacgtgtaatatctatagctgtctcccttacctcaagcctataccgcagaacgcgatagagacaactgcagaaaatccagaaaatcaacgattcgttgtcccctgattccttctccaaaacttaaccgatttaagtacttttttcattaaagattaaaaaaaggcttgagctgtgttcctatgttttgcttttttttgtataatctagccaaatctgttttctggacgtttgaacacagcggaaaatctggccatttttttgggtttttgaacgttcatatcttatttaataattaaattatgaaaaaaaagaaaacatagggacatcgtattagtggtcgtagatattcaggaaaaaaattataactctactagcattatccagggaggaaacaggggacaacgtttgtatggaaaaaagggcggtgtggactcctcttaagtattttacaatttttaaaagtaCATAGCTAAAGGTTAATAATATCGTGCATAATAATATTGCCCCATCACTTAGTCAAAAGCTGGCGACAACCCAGGTCTTACCCTTAGCAAACACCGcgttattttattatgcttagccccaatttcaccaacgtctgttagtcttaacagcttgttaaaatgtcctgtcttctctttcattcatatgaaaaacgaaagagctaacgtgatactaattcgagcattaactttaccagtcgttggtgaaatttggcctTAAGTTACCATCGTGGAATAACgcgacacaatagcttatctattgttatcgcggccggatgcggccgcttagggcttcaagAATTAAAGGTATATACGTTCCGAAATATACAGTAAAGATCTATGAATCTAATAAAGATTAAACATGGATGATAATAatgatttctaaaatattttataaaaaaaattactgttCTACTCCTAATCgataataatttgttataaattggtaatttatattataaggatgA comes from the Aricia agestis chromosome 6, ilAriAges1.1, whole genome shotgun sequence genome and includes:
- the LOC121728246 gene encoding uncharacterized protein LOC121728246; the encoded protein is MCQSSAMWRAVVLLAAVSCASAREFTSEEIYKLPELYQIDDYDRCLSQPGALYCVGTFRLTADRQAPSYRYYRMIEEYSSDPLHFNRRLLHRGYCVSSRCTSTGSNSSELFLNCVREYEKQLGMEISLETHKCDVNSTHLEAAKDNYDEIIFWVVGALLLLNFLATLYDTFVTSDKKNKFVLAWSVPYNWDRLTRSHAVEKDGSSSPLLLFQGTRLLMSVIVINTHLLIISHQLFINNPHDLEKIYKTNIMMIMRNGTNFVQLFVMISNFLLTYSLIQISKRRKVGFLQLPVFVAHRIIRLLPVHLLVVWFAATWWRYTGDGPLWPNLVLQESDVCRRKFLWHALFLHNLVDNDDHCLPQTWFVAVDMQMFIVASLVLITLMKTGRKPLPILSTLFVLCVIMNGCLAYYFGWKPPLHIVNPEGFRNFFRGSRTLRNFYISPWGSLPACLLGIMMGYVYEEIREGRLNFSNNTLFMWFSHMSLPLAFSWVLAGSWVVQQQAPLFSALYLAVERPVLCALLCVLFIGMATSADNIIRRVLSWRGAHVLGRLSLPVLMVHWCIIKVIMGSLRTLTDYSLLSTAIETFATCFFSYCLAVPLTLLVEMPLMKTFTSVLMD